From Streptomyces qinzhouensis, one genomic window encodes:
- a CDS encoding DUF6879 family protein, which yields MLDLLVPGLPDELGERLTREDYKRDFRERRAAIRDGESWKLERLQHFEETNDDSREALRQGDWPTVLRLFEADREALVRRARDEVSRGAVFHRIRVVEEPLTPYVQWELHWLRLSAECGHSVRVLPASAVAAAEGDALLPELNLLDSRVLYRVLYTAAGQPDGAIRFTDPSTVRNWVEHLQELYAAGEDVQAYFGRAVADLPPPPAV from the coding sequence ATGCTTGATCTCCTCGTTCCTGGGCTCCCGGACGAGCTGGGGGAGCGGCTCACACGCGAGGACTACAAGCGGGACTTCCGGGAGCGGCGCGCCGCGATCCGCGATGGGGAGTCCTGGAAACTGGAGCGGTTGCAGCACTTCGAGGAGACGAATGACGACAGCCGGGAGGCGCTGCGTCAGGGGGACTGGCCAACGGTGTTGCGGCTGTTCGAGGCCGACCGTGAGGCCTTGGTTCGAAGGGCCAGGGACGAGGTGTCGCGGGGCGCGGTCTTTCATCGTATTCGTGTGGTTGAGGAGCCGCTGACACCGTATGTGCAGTGGGAGCTGCACTGGCTACGACTGAGCGCGGAATGCGGGCATTCCGTGCGTGTCCTGCCTGCTTCCGCGGTCGCCGCCGCGGAGGGCGATGCGCTGCTGCCGGAGTTGAACCTTCTGGACAGCCGGGTTCTCTACCGTGTGCTGTACACCGCTGCCGGTCAACCGGACGGGGCGATTCGCTTCACCGATCCCAGCACCGTGAGGAACTGGGTGGAGCATCTGCAGGAACTGTACGCGGCTGGGGAGGACGTCCAGGCGTACTTCGGCCGTGCCGTGGCCGACCTGCCTCCGCCGCCCGCAGTCTGA
- a CDS encoding ATP-binding protein gives MNTFVNRSDELGQLNAVIADRHGGRVVVSVHVVAGTAGAGKTSLVLHWAHQVKEQFPDGQLFVNLRGYDPGEPVTAAQALQRFLRALGVAPAEVPQDVDDAAAMYRSLIANRRVLILLDNAATVSQVRPLLPGGGDSLVVVTSRSRLAGLSVRDGAHRITLGTLPEPEAVALLRAVTKGYRPEDDGDKLAELAHLCARLPLALRIAAERAASHPHMRLDDLISDLRDQSALWDALSTGIDDEAEAVRSVFTWSYRALSTHSARLFRLLGLFPGTAFSLPAAAALGEVTPSRTRRLLDDLVGAHLLEQTAPDRFQFHDLLRAYATDLAQAEESPDQRQAARRRVLNWYLHTADAAQTWLYPSEDHLRLPGPLPEITPLVFTDYNAAADWSEREQGNFLPVVRDAARNGMDETAWQLATILWFARPGSSSERDWLELSRIGWEAATRREDQRAQGRLLINMGIAHRVLNNFSEGLDALERAVALARSSQSRSDEAQALNLMGLIYLRQRELDLADVHFGQALSVFRDLGNAERTATVLSNIASTRLSAGRLSEAASVIDEALAAHRALAHRGGEGNVLRIAAALRLEEGATDAARRSIDEALDIALALRDHTREGYWLLTLGDVQRTAAQHGDALTSYQRSAMLHRRLGDRSREALAWRGTGQTYAAMDRHGEATTFHRRAAAVHRDLGDTWQLALELDHLAAAVHPEDPETARGHWIEALTHLTPYTDPRATSIRSRIEALLTRAAG, from the coding sequence GTGAACACCTTCGTCAACCGCTCCGACGAACTGGGACAGCTGAACGCGGTGATTGCCGACCGACACGGCGGGCGCGTCGTCGTTTCCGTTCACGTGGTGGCCGGCACAGCGGGCGCGGGCAAAACCTCACTGGTCCTCCACTGGGCACACCAGGTCAAGGAACAGTTCCCCGACGGCCAGCTCTTCGTCAACCTCCGCGGGTACGATCCCGGAGAACCAGTCACAGCCGCGCAGGCACTTCAGCGCTTTCTGCGGGCCCTGGGCGTGGCCCCGGCCGAGGTTCCCCAGGACGTCGACGACGCAGCAGCGATGTACCGCTCACTGATCGCCAACCGCCGGGTCCTGATCCTCCTGGACAACGCGGCCACGGTCAGCCAAGTCCGGCCGCTGCTCCCCGGCGGAGGAGACAGCCTCGTTGTGGTCACCAGCCGCAGCCGCCTGGCGGGGCTCTCGGTGCGTGATGGCGCCCACAGGATCACCCTTGGCACGCTTCCGGAGCCGGAGGCAGTCGCTCTGCTGCGCGCGGTCACGAAGGGCTATCGACCCGAGGACGACGGCGACAAACTTGCGGAACTGGCGCACCTGTGCGCCCGACTGCCGCTTGCCCTGCGGATCGCCGCCGAACGGGCCGCCAGCCACCCGCACATGCGACTCGACGATCTCATCAGCGATCTGCGTGACCAGTCCGCCCTCTGGGACGCCCTCAGCACCGGCATCGATGACGAGGCCGAAGCCGTCCGTTCGGTCTTCACCTGGTCCTACCGCGCTCTGTCCACGCACTCGGCCCGCCTCTTCCGCCTCCTTGGCCTGTTCCCTGGAACGGCGTTCAGCCTCCCCGCTGCCGCCGCCCTCGGCGAAGTCACACCCAGCCGAACACGCCGGCTACTCGACGATCTGGTCGGGGCCCACCTGCTGGAACAGACCGCTCCGGATCGGTTCCAGTTTCACGACCTCTTACGCGCGTACGCCACCGACCTTGCGCAGGCGGAGGAGTCGCCGGACCAAAGGCAAGCTGCGCGACGACGCGTCCTGAACTGGTACCTGCACACCGCCGACGCCGCCCAGACGTGGCTCTATCCGTCAGAGGACCACCTGCGACTGCCTGGACCCCTGCCGGAAATCACGCCCCTGGTCTTCACCGACTACAACGCCGCCGCCGACTGGTCCGAACGGGAACAGGGCAACTTCCTCCCTGTCGTGCGCGACGCCGCCCGAAACGGAATGGACGAGACGGCTTGGCAGCTGGCCACCATCCTGTGGTTTGCACGTCCCGGCTCCTCGTCGGAGCGGGACTGGCTGGAACTGAGCCGAATCGGATGGGAGGCAGCGACAAGACGAGAGGACCAGAGAGCGCAGGGACGGCTGCTCATCAACATGGGCATCGCGCACCGGGTTCTGAACAATTTCTCCGAGGGCCTGGACGCTCTGGAACGAGCCGTCGCGTTGGCTCGCAGCTCGCAGAGCCGGTCCGACGAGGCCCAAGCCCTCAACCTCATGGGCCTGATCTATTTACGACAGCGCGAACTGGACTTGGCGGACGTGCATTTCGGGCAGGCCTTGTCCGTCTTCCGAGACCTGGGAAATGCTGAACGAACCGCCACCGTACTGTCCAACATCGCCAGCACGCGCCTGAGCGCCGGCCGCCTGTCCGAGGCCGCCTCGGTCATCGATGAGGCGCTTGCCGCGCACCGGGCCCTGGCCCATCGTGGCGGTGAAGGCAACGTCCTTCGGATCGCGGCCGCCCTGCGACTCGAAGAGGGCGCCACGGATGCTGCCCGCCGATCCATCGACGAGGCGCTCGACATCGCGCTCGCCCTCCGCGACCACACCCGGGAAGGCTACTGGCTCCTCACCCTCGGCGACGTCCAGCGCACCGCCGCCCAGCACGGCGACGCCCTGACCTCCTACCAGCGCTCCGCCATGCTCCACCGACGCCTCGGCGACCGCAGCCGCGAAGCCCTGGCCTGGCGCGGCACGGGCCAGACGTATGCCGCGATGGACCGCCACGGCGAGGCCACCACCTTCCACCGCCGGGCCGCGGCCGTTCACCGCGACCTGGGAGACACCTGGCAGCTCGCCCTGGAACTCGACCACCTGGCCGCGGCCGTTCACCCGGAGGACCCCGAGACTGCCCGTGGCCACTGGATCGAGGCCCTGACCCACCTGACCCCCTATACAGACCCCCGGGCCACGTCCATCCGCTCCCGCATAGAAGCGTTGCTGACCCGAGCCGCCGGTTGA